A single Lactuca sativa cultivar Salinas chromosome 8, Lsat_Salinas_v11, whole genome shotgun sequence DNA region contains:
- the LOC111890282 gene encoding probable methyltransferase At1g27930, with amino-acid sequence MKSNLPVLPERRLFLAISAIALIGAGLLLFTFIGPDNTRFFCNQPTSDNFHPMTAPMQLKAILHYATSRIVPQQSFSEITVSFDVLRSISPCNFLVFGLGHDSLMWASFNTGGKTLFLEEDPTWVQTVLKDAPDLNAAVVKYRTKLSEADELMNTYRSEPECAPSKSYIQGNTRCRLALTSLPDEVYNKEWDMIMIDAPRGYFAEAPGRMAAIYSATVMARNRKKSGVTHVFLHDVNRKVEKAYANEFLCKKYLKHAVGRLWHFEIPPASNITGGNDGAWFC; translated from the coding sequence ATGAAAAGCAATCTACCAGTCCTCCCTGAACGGAGGCTCTTCCTCGCAATATCTGCCATCGCACTCATCGGCGCTGGCCTCCTTCTATTCACCTTCATCGGCCCCGATAACACTCGGTTCTTCTGCAACCAGCCCACCTCCGATAACTTCCATCCCATGACGGCTCCGATGCAACTCAAAGCCATCCTCCACTACGCCACTTCTCGAATCGTCCCTCAACAATCCTTCTCCGAAATCACCGTCTCCTTCGACGTTCTCCGATCGATTTCCCCTTGTAATTTCCTCGTTTTTGGGCTCGGTCATGATTCATTGATGTGGGCGTCGTTTAACACCGGTGGAAAAACTCTTTTCCTTGAAGAAGATCCGACGTGGGTTCAGACTGTTCTGAAAGACGCTCCAGATCTCAACGCCGCTGTCGTTAAGTACCGGACAAAGCTCTCCGAGGCCGACGAGCTTATGAATACGTATCGATCGGAACCGGAATGTGCTCCATCCAAATCTTACATCCAGGGAAACACCCGATGCAGGTTAGCACTCACAAGTTTACCTGATGAGGTCTACAATAAGGAGTGGGACATGATAATGATAGATGCGCCGAGGGGTTACTTTGCGGAGGCGCCGGGGAGGATGGCTGCGATTTACTCCGCCACTGTGATGGCGAGGAACAGGAAAAAATCCGGCGTGACGCACGTGTTTTTACACGATGTTAATCGGAAGGTGGAGAAAGCTTATGCGAATGAGTTCTTGTGTAAGAAGTACCTAAAGCATGCTGTCGGACGATTGTGGCATTTCGAGATACCACCGGCCAGTAACATCACCGGCGGGAACGATGGTGCTTGGTTTTGCTAG